In a single window of the Vitis vinifera cultivar Pinot Noir 40024 chromosome 6, ASM3070453v1 genome:
- the LOC100257055 gene encoding uncharacterized protein LOC100257055: protein MQFFLLLSGLSPILRISEMESLSVRNLISATHNTFPIRRPVNPFRIRRFHLQIRHFRFVVSSKQSYFQDFQDYAKPLRLLPTAEVQDYTGASLEKIPSLFRKDESKSLYKVKIQTSSIYGSGLGDINAGVLLCLIDENGDSILQRIPASSMKDHPSTSKDSIVSETLHFQRGSVDEFAFEGPKLGKVGAIWISLESGQWRLGGVSLTIICSCESPTEDTDEKESQYSGFHYDFDVEDILLGEGSDVSMVELRPRLVTEFSGLDSFALSSRNIPQSASLASQGISNEESMREYADLKFSLLLYDTMLIFVGTQIASLSAGEKAGFAFLTGGVGGLLYLLLLQRSVDGLPSSELNPINRGGIFGQYKGPLSSVALAVAFVILAVKYSSGDIPLALTPRELVVGMMGFLVCKVAVLLAAFKPMAIGLKENK, encoded by the exons ATGCAATTTTTTCTGCTCCTCAGCGGGCTGTCTCCCATCCTGAGAATCTCAGAAATGGAATCACTTTCCGTGAGAAATTTGATTTCTGCAACTCACAACACCTTCCCAATCCGACGCCCAGTAAACCCTTTTCGTATCAGAAGATTCCACCTCCAAATTCGCCATTTTCGCTTCGTTGTCTCCTCAAAACAATCTTATTTTCAAG attttcaGGACTATGCCAAACCTTTGCGTCTTTTGCCAACCGCAGAAGTTCAAGACTACACTGGAGCCTCACTggaaaaaattccttcacttttCAGAAAAGACGAATCTAAGTCTTTATACAAGGTCAAGATACAAACAAGTAGCATCTATGGCTCAGGCCTGGGTGACATAAATGCTGGAGTACTGCTTTGCTTAATAGACGAAAATGGTGACTCAATATTGCAAAGGATTCCTGCAAGTTCAATGAAAGATCACCCTTCAACATCGAAGGACAGCATTGTTTCTGAAACACTTCATTTCCAAAGAGGTTCAGTTGATGAGTTCGCATTTGAAGGGCCTAAACTGGGAAAAGTAGGTGCTATTTGGATCAGCCTTGAATCAG GTCAGTGGAGATTGGGTGGTGTGAGCTTGACTATCATTTGTAGTTGTGAAAGTCCAACGGAAGACACCGATGAAAAAGAAAGTCAGTACTCTGGTTTCCACTACGATTTTGATGTTGAGGATATCTTGCTGGGAGAGGGAAGTGATGTTTCCATGGTAGAACTTAGACCTCGCCTTGTTACAGAGTTTTCTGGGCTTGATTCTTTTGCCTTGTCAAGTAGAAACATCCCCCAATCAGCTTCACTTGCAAGTCAAGGGATATCAAATGAAGAAAGCATGAGGGAGTATGCAGATTTGAAGTTCTCCTTGTTGCTATATGATACCATGCTTATCTTTGTTGGTACACAAATTGCATCCCTATCAGCTGGTGAAAAAGCTGGTTTCGCGTTCTTAACTGGTGGCGTTGGAGGCTTGCTGTATCTGCTGTTACTACAAAGGTCTGTTGATGGATTACCATCATCAGAATTAAATCCCATTAACAGGGGAGGGATTTTTGGACAATATAAGGGTCCATTGTCGAGTGTGGCACTGGCAGTTGCATTTGTTATTTTAGCGGTGAAATACAGCTCAGGAGACATTCCCCTGGCGTTGACACCAAGAGAACTCGTGGTCGGGATGATGGGATTTCTTGTATGTAAAGTTGCAGTGTTGTTGGCAGCATTTAAACCCATGGCAATAGGCCTGAAGGAGAACAAGTGA
- the LOC100262162 gene encoding phytoene synthase 2, chloroplastic, translated as MKESWYIFCKGNTLLYILKITSIVKPSVAWSNGKLLSRKSTRRAARAEVIVAPKKRTSTHNVPELSKQGIPHTDLHVREIVKRQSTDKSSMFDVCQKPQFHPMFLEEAYERCRNICAEYAKTFYLGTLLMTEERQKAIWAIYVWCRRTDELVDGPNAAYMSSAVLDRWEERLHDIFNGRPYDMLDAALTDTIYKFPLDIKPFRDMIEGMRMDTKNFRYENFQELYLYCYYVAGTVGLMSVPVMGIAPESPVSAQSIYNSALYLGIGNQLTNILRDVGEDSLRGRVYLPQDELAQFGLCDRDIFSRKVNDGWREFMKQQITRARFYFNQAEEGASQLDKASRWPVWSSLLLYRKILDAIEENDYDNLTKRAYVGRTKKLLTLPLAYSRAQSATHPGLSGTRFLGF; from the exons ATGAAGGAGAGTTGGTACATATTTTGTAAAGGAAACACACTGCTGTATATATTGAAGATAACATCTATAG TTAAGCCTAGTGTTGCATGGAGCAATGGCAAACTCCTGTCCCGCAAATCTACAAGGAGAGCAGCTAGAGCAGAAGTTATTGTTGCTCCCAAGAAAAGAACGAGTACCCACAATGTCCCTGAATTATCAAAGCAAGGCATTCCTCATACTGATCTACATGTACGAGAAATTGTCAAGAGGCAATCTACTGACAAGTCATCCATGTTTGATGTGTGTCAAAAACCACAGTTTCATCCTATGTTTCTTGAAGAAGCTTATGAAAGGTGCAGGAACATTTGTGCAGAATATGCCAAGACCTTTTATCTAG GAACTCTGTTAATGACAGAGGAGCGACAGAAAGCTATATGGGCTATATACG TTTGGTGCAGGAGGACTGATGAACTTGTGGATGGCCCCAATGCTGCCTACATGAGCTCTGCAGTTCTTGATAGATGGGAAGAGAGGCTGCACGACATCTTCAATGGACGCCCCTATGACATGCTTGATGCTGCACTAACTGATACCATTTACAAGTTCCCCCTAGATATTAAG CCCTTCAGGGACATGATAGAGGGCATGAGAATGGATACCAAAAATTTTCgctatgaaaattttcaagagcTCTACCTTTACTGCTACTATGTGGCTGGAACCGTCGGCCTAATGAGTGTCCCAGTAATGGGAATTGCACCAGAGTCTCCGGTTTCTGCTCAATCCATCTATAATTCAGCACTCTACTTAGGCATAGGAAATCAACTAACAAACATTCTCAGAGATGTTGGAGAAGA TTCCCTGAGAGGGAGGGTATATCTCCCCCAAGACGAGCTTGCACAGTTTGGGCTATGTGACAGGGACATTTTCTCGAGAAAAGTCAATGATGGATGGAGGGAGTTCATGAAACAGCAGATAACAAGAGCAAGATTCTACTTCAACCAGGCGGAGGAGGGAGCTTCTCAGCTAGACAAGGCTAGTCGTTGGCCG GTATGGTCATCATTACTACTATATCGCAAGATCTTGGATGCCATTGAAGAGAACGATTATGACAACTTGACAAAGCGGGCATACGTTGGGAGGACAAAGAAGCTTCTCACGCTGCCATTAGCATACTCTAGAGCTCAGTCAGCCACCCACCCTGGCCTTTCAGGAACCAGGTTTTTGGGCTTTTAA
- the LOC109122809 gene encoding uncharacterized protein LOC109122809 has protein sequence MTDSFLDLLKFMVTLVAAKYDWKNDSPFTREHIAMRIMIFAVFVYYMTVTIQERFNIEINAHLASLDNIKFLSGALAVTSMFLILTPRVGWLFLFVWVIFLVKVALDLHRPFYDFGMLMDREETYLNH, from the exons ATGACGGACAG TTTCTTGGATCTGCTCAAATTTATGGTGACACTTGTTGCTGCCAAGTATGATTGGAAGAATGATTCTCCATTCACGCGAGAGCATATAGCGATGCGAATCATGATCTTCGCGGTATTCGTATATTATATGACAGTTACCATTCAGGAAAGGTTCAACATTGAAATCAATGCTCATCTCGCTAGTTTGGACAACATTAAGTTCTTGAGTGGAGCCCTTGCTGTAACTTCAATGTTTTTGATCCTGACTCCACGAGTAGGCTGGCTGTTCCTTTTTGTCTGGGTGATCTTCTTAGTAAAGGTGGCGTTGGACCTGCATAGACCATTTTATGACTTTGGCATGCTCATGGATCGGGAAGAAACCTATTTAAACCATTAA
- the LOC100262164 gene encoding serine/threonine-protein phosphatase PP2A catalytic subunit: MSFDPVPSSNNHGNLDEQISQLMQCKPLSEQEVRMLCEKAKEILMEESNVQPVKSPVTICGDIHGQFHDLAELFRIGGKCPDTNYLFMGDYVDRGYYSVETVTLLVALKVRYPQRITILRGNHESRQITQVYGFYDECLRKYGNANVWKIFTDLFDYFPLTALVESEIFCLHGGLSPSIETLDNIRNFDRVQEVPHEGPMCDLLWSDPDDRCGWGISPRGAGYTFGQDISEQFNHTNNLKLIARAHQLVMEGFNWGHEQKVVTIFSAPNYCYRCGNMASILEVDDCKGHTFIQFEPAPRRGEPDVTRRTPDYFL, encoded by the exons atgaGCTTCGATCCGGTTCCCTCGTCGAACAATCATGGCAACCTCGACGAGCAGATATCGCAGCTGATGCAGTGCAAGCCGTTGTCGGAGCAGGAG GTTAGGATGCTTTGTGAGAAGGCTAAGGAGATATTAATGGAAGAAAGCAATGTCCAG CCTGTGAAAAGCCCTGTGACAATCTGTGGTGATATCCATGGCCAGTTTCATGATCTAGCGGAGCTTTTCCGAATTGGAGGAAAG TGTCCAGATACAAATTACTTGTTTATGGGAGATTATGTCGACCGTGGTTATTATTCTGTTGAAACTGTCACG CTCCTGGTGGCCCTAAAAGTGCGCTATCCTCAACGGATTACTATTCTAAGAGGAAATCATGAAAGCCGACAG ATCACTCAAGTTTATGGGTTTTACGATGAATGCCTACGAAA GTATGGCAATGCTAATGTTTGGAAGATCTTTACagatttatttgattatttcccACTGACAGCATTG GTTGAATCTGAAATATTTTGCCTGCATGGTGGGTTGTCCCCATCTATCGAGACCCTTGATAACATACGCAATTTTGACCGTGTTCAAGAAGTTCCTCATGAGGGGCCCATGTGTGATCTTTTATGGTCTGACCCAGATGATCGCTGTGGTTGGGGTATCTCGCCTAGGGGTGCTGGATATACTTTTGGCCAG GACATATCTGAACAATTTAATCACACAAACAACTTGAAGCTGATCGCTAGAGCTCACCAACTGGTTATGGAGGGATTCAACTGGGGCCAT GAGCAAAAGGTGGTTACTATATTTAGTGCACCAAATTATTGTTATCGCTGTGGGAACATGGCTTCCATCCTGGAAGTTGATGATTGCAAGGGCCACACATTCATTCAG TTTGAGCCAGCACCAAGGAGGGGAGAGCCTGATGTAACTCGGAGAACACCTGATTACTTCCTATGA